The genomic DNA CTTGTTTCAGGCCTGGGCGTTGACGATCTGGCCTTGCAGGCTGACGATGATTTTCGCCATGCGCAACACGGCTTCGCTGGGGATGGTGCGGATGGTGTCGCCCGTTTCGGCGTCCAGCACGCTCACCACCAGGCGCTGGATGTCGGGGTCGACCTCGAATTGCAACTGGGTCGACCAAGCCTGCATGCCGCGGTTGAGTTCTTCGATCGCGCCTTCGAGCGTCTGGGTCGTGTTGTCGGCGCCCGCATTGGCAGGGTTCTGTCCCTGATTGGAGGTCGCGGTGTCGCCCGCCGAGGATTTCTGGGCGTCGCCGACCGCCGCCACGGTGGTGCTGGGCAGTTGGAGCGCGGAATCGGGCAGGATCGGCGCGGCCTGCACGGACGCGACTGCGGGAGTGACGGGAGGGATGGCCATGGGGGCTCCGAAAGGCAGTTTTATTCGCACCATGCGCGCACGGTGACGCCGCGACGCTTCTCGGACTGGTTACGGTCGTAATCCAGGGAACTTTAGGGTGCTGTTCAAGGGAATGGGGGGGGCGGGTTGTCCCGTAGAAACGCGAGGCGCCTGCGCTACACTTCGGCCTTTCCCGTTCACACTGCTGTCATGTCGCTACCCGTACCTGGCGCCGCCGCCACGCTGGATGATTGGCTGGGCTATCTCGAATCCATCCACGCCCGTCCCATCGACATGGGGTTGGAGCGGGTGCGGCAGGTGGCCGAACGCATGGCGCTCAAGCTGGATTGCGTCACGTTCGTGGTGGCCGGGACCAACGGCAAGGGTTCCACCTGCGCAATGCTGGAGGCCATGCTGCTGGCTGCCGGCTACCGGACCGGCCTCTACACCTCGCCGCACCTGCTGGCCTTCAACGAACGGGCGCGTGTCAATGGCGAGCACGCCAGCGATGCGGACCTGATCGCCCAGTTCCAGCGGGTGGAAGCCGCGCGCGCCGAGGTGCCGCTGACCTATTTCGAGTTCACCACCCTGGCCATCCTGAGCCTGTTCGCCGATGCCGGGCTTGACGCGGCCGTGCTGGAAGTGGGCCTGGGCGGGCGCCTGGACGCGGTGAACATCATCGATGCCGATTGCGCCATCGTGACCAGTGTCGATATCGACCATACCGACTGGCTGGGCGACACGCGCGAACGCATCGGCTTCGAGAAGGCCCATGTCTTCCGGCCGGGCCGCCCGGCCATCTGCAGCGACCCCGTGCCGCCCGAGTCCCTGCTGGCGCATGCCCAGGCCATCGGCGCGGACCTGTGGCGCTTTGGCCACGATTTCAACTATGCGGGCGACCGCCAGCAATGGAATTACGGCGGACGCAGCCAGCGCCGCCGCGCACTGGCCTATCCGGCGCTGCGTGGTGCCAACCAGTTGTTGAATGCCTGCGCCGCGCTGGCGGCGCTGGAGTCGGTGCACGAGCGCCTGCCCGTGCCACAGCAGGCGGTGCGCCTGGGACTGGCGCAGGCCTCCTTGCCCGGACGC from Orrella dioscoreae includes the following:
- a CDS encoding flagellar protein FlaG, whose product is MAIPPVTPAVASVQAAPILPDSALQLPSTTVAAVGDAQKSSAGDTATSNQGQNPANAGADNTTQTLEGAIEELNRGMQAWSTQLQFEVDPDIQRLVVSVLDAETGDTIRTIPSEAVLRMAKIIVSLQGQIVNAQA
- the folC gene encoding bifunctional tetrahydrofolate synthase/dihydrofolate synthase, which gives rise to MSLPVPGAAATLDDWLGYLESIHARPIDMGLERVRQVAERMALKLDCVTFVVAGTNGKGSTCAMLEAMLLAAGYRTGLYTSPHLLAFNERARVNGEHASDADLIAQFQRVEAARAEVPLTYFEFTTLAILSLFADAGLDAAVLEVGLGGRLDAVNIIDADCAIVTSVDIDHTDWLGDTRERIGFEKAHVFRPGRPAICSDPVPPESLLAHAQAIGADLWRFGHDFNYAGDRQQWNYGGRSQRRRALAYPALRGANQLLNACAALAALESVHERLPVPQQAVRLGLAQASLPGRFQIVPGKPAIILDVAHNAHAAAVLAQNLDNMGFFPYTHAVFGMLADKDADAVIQALGRRIDRWHCATLPGARGRDGEALAGQVRDTLALDPHKADEPRVQAAASAAQAFETALGEAGEGDRIVVFGSFLTVAAVLQALGRSA